GTACCCGACAATCTCACCTCCCTGGGCAAATAGTCCTACTTCAAGACAACATGCTGACATTCCATCGTCATGGATAAAGAGAACAAGTTCCTTTATGCCCTGAGCTCTAACCAAGCTTGGGCTGGGTACAAATCACACCAGAATCCTGCTTTCTTCAAGAACCTTGCCTCGGGGCAGTCGCCTTCAATCTGTAAGTTCATCTGCAATGCCAGCGTCCTCCTTAAGCTCTGATGCTAACGCATGTCGACACAAAGTGTGGCTAGGATGCTCTGATTCTCGTGTTCCCGAGACAACAATCTTGGGTCTCCAACCCGGCGACGTCTTCGTCCATCGCAACATCGCCAACATCGTAGCCCCCACAGACATCAACACCTCGGCCGTCATCGAGTACGCTGTTGCCCACCTCAAGGTTAAGCACGTCGTGCTCTGCGGTCACTCAGCCTGCGGCGGTGCCAAGGCGGCGTTGGGCGACTCCCGTGTCGGAGGCGTGCTCGATACCTGGCTCACTCCCTTGAAGACAGTCCGCGCTCAAAACGCAAAGGAGCTCGACGCCATCAAGAATGAGGACCACAAGGCTGTCCGTATCGCAGAGATGAACGTCGAGACTGGTGTCAATGTGCTCATGGCCAACTTCACCGTTCAGGAGGCTATCAAAGAGCGAGGCATGACTGTCCACGGCTGCATCTTCGACATCGCGAGTGGCCGTATCCGCGACCTTGGGTTCGGAACCATGGGCCCGGGTGCCACTCGGAACGGCATTATCAAGAACGGAGGTGGAGAAGAGGAGATCGTCCGCGGTCAACACGCTCAGCTCGTGTTCCGTGACAGCGGAGACGCCCACATGCAGGTCCGTTGAGGGTGGAAAGAACGGCAAAGCGATGATGATGTAACACCAATGGTGCCGTCTAGACACGGTGACCACTTGTCTGAAGATAGCCTTTGAGGGGCGATGTTTGATTTCCAACTTCGGGTTTCCATTCTTGTACTGAAATTTATGCGAGGCGCAGGAAACGGAATGACAGGCAAAATCAAGGCCACAAAGTCATACAAAGATATCAAGGGGCGTAATAGGTCTTTGAGTTCATGtgataataataggggtattttCCCAGTTCTCTAAAGAGCCATGTATGAACAGAGCCGTCTTGGGATTCCTGGAAACGTGAAATGGTATCCTTGCCAACGTGCTCGCCTCAACCCGGCGTAGATTCATGGGAATGAGAAATCGAAGGAGACAGAGATTCTTTTATCCTGCCCTAAGCCATGCCCAGTCCCTTGAAATCAGATATTAAGCCTCATCAAATCGTATTCTCCTAGAGTGCGTGGAGAATTATGCACCGTAGACAAGCTTGAAAATGTCGTTGTAGACGAAGTAACTGCCAGAGGCAGGATCACGCAGAAGCTGGAAAGCCTGAGTGTAGTTCATGGGGCGCTGCTCCTCATCGACCTATTTTTCTTGGGTTAGATAAGAGTTGCAACGGTAGAACAGCCGCAGGGCATGTCATATACGTACCAGAAGCTGGCCAGTGACGAGGATGATAATGCCGCCATCGGCGGTGGGCTGGGCGTCGAGGGTGGTGACCTGGTGCTTGACCTTCTCGAAGGGCAGGGACTATTGCAAAGGGGTCAGTGAGGGGACTGCAGGCGGCGCATTGAATTTGCGCATTCTCATTGGGAGTACACACGGTGAGCTTCTCAACGATGGAGTTGACACCAAGGGAAGAAGCAGACTCGAAAGTCAGCATAGAGTGCtcccgctattattattatcgttgTCAGTGAATGCCCGGATGACTATGTAGCAGTAGATTTCTCACGTAGAGGCTGGCAAGTCCCTTGCGGTCCGAGTCGAACTGGTTGTAGTAGAACTCGATGAACTGCTCTGTTTGCGTTGTGGAGGCCGTCAGTGTCTTCTTTGTCGAAGAAGGGCAAGCAAACGGCATTGCGGTGCGGGCTATCTCGGCTATCGAGTATGGAAACACTTACTTGCGATTTCCTCGAAGTCTGCGAAAAGGCATCGGTTAGCTATCTATCTATTTTCTTGGTCTGATGAAGCGCAAAAAAAAGGACGAAAACATCATGGAGATGCGGGGCAGCACACAGAGCGAGCGCACGCGCAAAGACAACAGCTACAGCAGTGACGGGGACGGTTGAGTGCACATCTTACTTACTGTTCGCCATTTTGTCTGATTTGGAAAAGGGATAGGTGTGTTGAAGACGAGGGGGTTTCGGGTCGGAAGGAGGGGTCGGTTTGTTTACGGTGGGTTTGAAGCGATCGAGACTTTTGTCGGAGGAGAGCTTTCGCCGGTCGCCAGGCTGAGCAACGAAGGAGGGGTGGTGGGCAAAGAGGGGGGACTAACACAATCGAATGGCAGGGGCGCGGCGCACAGCACACACGCAATGGAAGGCGGGAGGctaaggtaccttgccttGTGTGCTTGGGCACTTGGTCACTGTGGTCAGGTACCTAACGTCACCTGTCGGGCAACTTCCTGGTTTTAGGCATAGGGCAGTGCCTACCTGGTCTTTGGGTTTGGGTGCCCAGTATTAATGGTGGGGTTCTGGACTTCTGACACCTGTGACCTACTGGGCAACCGCTTCGACTGTCAGCATGCGATTGTGCAAGTGTTATGTGGTAGATACTGGCATAAATAGCGGGGTGATTCTTGTTTCGAGGGATAGATGCAGCTAAACAGTTCTTGATGGGGAGCCGCCATCTGCCTAAGGCTCAACTCAACTGTCTCCATCATCTGAAGTAAGCGAGCCCGTTCCGCATGGGCCGTGCACCACCGAGACCTTGACTACAAAAATCTTTTCTGTCTCTCTCCAGTCGCGGCTTTTTCCCTCACTTCGATATAAAGGACGAACCAAACCGAGTATCGATCTCTTTTGAGAATCTCAATTGTCGACTATATCAGAGTACTCAAATCGTTCATGGTATCTCCTGCGCATCCTGCCTTCAGGCGACACGAGGGCTTTACCTCGGATTTTTACTCACTTCACTACATTCTGTTCACAGAATTTTCCCTGCTCGGTAAGCATTTGATCTCATTTTTTCTTAACAAATATGACCCCATCGCGGGTTGCTACGTTGATGATCAACTCTTCCATTAAGAACGGCCAACAGAATATACTATGTTGATTCAATTTATCAAGCTCAACAGTCTGAATGTAGCTTTGAAGCAAAACTTAATCAAGCGCTTGTTAGCACGAAAGCACTAGCTAACCTGGATATCAATAGATCCCTTAACCTTCACTTTGATTGATGAACCTGCTAGATTAGGAAGGACTGTACCATGTACACCCATGTAGAAACAATGAACATGGACTACGAGAATTACTGTCTGTTTGAGCATGCTGGCCTGTTGTTTGGTGATATCTTTCCTTCATCGTCTTCCGAGTTGCTCGACGAGCGACATGGAGTGCTGCTCCGAGGACGTGGAGGTGACTCTCACGTCGGACCAACTGCTCGTTGGTCGCGAGCGGCTGAGTGACTCATGTGTGCCGAAGCGTCAATCTCGAATAAAGCCAGGGAATTGCAGATGCTCTACTCTTGTCTATTGCTTCTTAATGACGTTAGCAG
The window above is part of the Colletotrichum lupini chromosome 9, complete sequence genome. Proteins encoded here:
- a CDS encoding nuclear transport factor 2, giving the protein MANNFEEIAKQFIEFYYNQFDSDRKGLASLYREHSMLTFESASSLGVNSIVEKLTSLPFEKVKHQVTTLDAQPTADGGIIILVTGQLLVDEEQRPMNYTQAFQLLRDPASGSYFVYNDIFKLVYGA
- a CDS encoding carbonic anhydrase, whose protein sequence is MAFHDQNKFLYALSSNQAWAGYKSHQNPAFFKNLASGQSPSILWLGCSDSRVPETTILGLQPGDVFVHRNIANIVAPTDINTSAVIEYAVAHLKVKHVVLCGHSACGGAKAALGDSRVGGVLDTWLTPLKTVRAQNAKELDAIKNEDHKAVRIAEMNVETGVNVLMANFTVQEAIKERGMTVHGCIFDIASGRIRDLGFGTMGPGATRNGIIKNGGGEEEIVRGQHAQLVFRDSGDAHMQVR